From one Halosimplex rubrum genomic stretch:
- a CDS encoding helix-hairpin-helix domain-containing protein, which yields MGLIERIKSALGLGASSSTSQPAASSTDGPSPGDDPGATGDGASDDGVDVTVEHEPATASEDAVKGTDTATEGGSTTATEPTDSTDVGVDTGTDDAGADGAGAEETDDAEAGEPGDAEAGDAGGADAEADDSSADAPTDPAPDAELEDIKGIGPTYAERLREAGVDGVGDLAEADPAALAEETDIAESRVENWVEQAKLY from the coding sequence ATGGGGCTCATCGAGCGTATCAAGTCTGCACTCGGGCTGGGCGCGTCCTCTTCGACTTCTCAGCCCGCGGCGTCCTCCACCGACGGTCCGTCCCCGGGCGACGATCCGGGGGCGACCGGCGACGGCGCGTCCGACGACGGCGTCGACGTGACCGTCGAGCACGAACCCGCGACCGCCAGCGAAGACGCGGTCAAGGGCACCGACACCGCGACCGAGGGCGGGTCGACGACCGCGACCGAACCGACGGACTCGACCGACGTCGGCGTCGACACCGGAACCGACGACGCGGGAGCCGACGGGGCCGGAGCCGAGGAGACGGACGACGCGGAGGCCGGAGAGCCGGGAGACGCCGAGGCCGGCGACGCGGGGGGTGCCGACGCGGAGGCCGACGACTCCTCGGCGGACGCGCCGACCGACCCGGCGCCGGACGCGGAGCTGGAAGACATCAAGGGGATCGGGCCGACCTACGCCGAGCGCCTGCGCGAGGCGGGCGTCGACGGCGTCGGCGACCTGGCCGAGGCCGACCCCGCGGCGCTGGCCGAGGAGACCGACATCGCCGAGTCGCGCGTCGAGAACTGGGTCGAACAGGCGAAGCTCTACTGA
- a CDS encoding shikimate dehydrogenase → MDIYGLIGNPVGHSLSPPMHEAGYEALGLDARYVTFEPPKDGAATAVEGAADLGVAGLNVTIPFKQDVLAAVDPDPLARRIGAVNTVDFSGERPTGHNTDAVGATRALRAHDVDLSGTAVVVGAGGAGRAVAFGLADEGMAVRIANRTQSKANALAADVRGDGRESGEASADATGHGLDAVPELLADADVLVNATSVGMESEETPVPADALHGDLGVLDAVYRPLETRLLRDAAAAGATTVDGAWMLLYQGVAAFERWTGREAPVDAMDEALRGRL, encoded by the coding sequence ATGGACATCTACGGACTCATCGGCAACCCGGTGGGCCACTCGCTGTCGCCGCCGATGCACGAGGCGGGTTACGAGGCGCTGGGCCTCGACGCCCGCTACGTCACGTTCGAACCGCCGAAAGACGGCGCCGCCACGGCGGTCGAGGGCGCCGCCGACCTGGGGGTCGCGGGGCTCAACGTCACGATCCCGTTCAAGCAGGACGTGCTTGCGGCCGTCGACCCGGACCCGCTCGCGCGCCGCATCGGCGCGGTCAACACGGTCGACTTCTCGGGGGAGCGGCCGACGGGGCACAACACCGACGCCGTCGGCGCCACGCGAGCGCTCCGGGCACACGACGTGGACCTGTCGGGGACGGCCGTCGTCGTCGGCGCCGGCGGCGCCGGCCGCGCGGTCGCGTTCGGCCTCGCCGACGAGGGGATGGCCGTCCGGATCGCCAACCGCACCCAGTCGAAAGCGAACGCCCTCGCCGCGGACGTGCGCGGCGACGGGCGCGAATCGGGCGAGGCGAGCGCCGACGCGACGGGCCACGGACTCGACGCCGTACCCGAGTTGCTGGCCGACGCGGACGTGCTGGTCAACGCCACCAGCGTCGGGATGGAGTCCGAGGAGACGCCGGTCCCGGCCGACGCGCTCCACGGCGACCTGGGCGTGCTCGACGCGGTGTATCGGCCCCTGGAGACGCGCCTCCTGCGTGACGCCGCCGCCGCGGGCGCGACGACCGTCGACGGCGCCTGGATGCTGCTCTACCAGGGCGTCGCGGCGTTCGAGCGCTGGACCGGCCGCGAGGCGCCGGTCGACGCGATGGACGAGGCGCTCCGCGGGCGGCTCTGA